One bacterium genomic window, TACTTTCTGTTGGAGGCCTCCGCCGACCTGGGCGGCGAGCTTCTCTCCACCTACCTGCCGGTCACGCAGATCAAAGTGCAGCGCGGGTTCGGCAGCTTCTACAACCTGGAGTTGGACCAGGCCCAATGACCAAAGACGGACCGACCGACTATCAGCGCGGGCTCCTGTGGCTCGTGGCGGAGCTTCTGGGCGAGGAACGCCCCGAGGGGCTGCAGCGCTTTTTGAAGGAGAGCACCCTCCACGCCCTGTTTTTCCTGGCCAGCGAGCGAGGGCTCCTGCCCTACGACACGGCGCCGGTCCTCACCAACTGGCACGGCGACACCCGCTACGTCTGCCTGAGCCAGGAGGGGCTCGAGGACCTGGCCGCCCTGGAGAAGCGGGGACTGCTCCAGCGCCTCGAGCTCACCGGCAGCCACCACGGCTTCTTCTCCGCCTACCGGATGACCGCGGCGGGGCGCGTCGAGGTCGCCGGGGTTCCCCCCGCGATTACCGCCGCCCTCGAGCCGCTCATCCGCTGCGCCTGCGGCGACCGGTGGGTCTACACCACCGGCAAGGAGATGGTTCGGCGCTACTGTCCGAAGTGCGGGACCGAGGAGGAGATAGGCTGCCTGGAGATACCCAAGCTGCCCTACACCAGCGTCTCCCGCTTCCCCAACCTCCTGGGGCTCGGCTTCCCCGGCGAGGATAATAAGGACTCAGCTTCCTAGAGGAGAGGACGTGACCGATACCAACGAGCTGTTGTTCGCCGGCGGCTCCAACACCCTGGTGATCGGCGAGTGGATCCCCTTCGGCGCGAACTACATAGACCTCTTCAGCCGGAAGATCCGCCCCAGCTACGCCCCGGTGGGGAGCACCTTCCTCTCGGAGGAGATAGACCCGCGGCCCGAGGAGGCCACCTTCGAGATTCAGGCGCCGCCCACCGAGCTCATCGTCCGCGAGACGGTCCGCGGCAAGCGCGTCTCGCTCTCGGCCCGCCTGGGGTACGTCGAGACGGGGGGCGACATCCAGGACGAGCGGATCGGGGTCCAGCTCGACGTCTTCGGCCGGGTGATTTACGCCGCCGGCCTGGATAGCGTCAACGGCCGAGGGGACCGCATCTCCCTCGACTCCCTCGCCCCCATCATCGCCGACCTGGTCACCGACACCTCCAAGATGATGACCACCGTCCTGGCCGGCTCCCAGAACCGCCTGCTGGAGCTCGTCCACCAGGGCTACGCCGACGAGCGGGACAAGTTCGTGGCCTTCCTGGCCCAGACGCTCCACCGGGGCGACGGGGAGGCCCTGGGTCGGAACCACGACCCCCTGGCCGACCGCGACGAGCGGGCCGAGGTGGCCCAGCTCCTGGGCGAAATCTTCGACAGTCTCCGGCTCCTGGACGGCACCCTGGTCATCCGGGGGCGGAGCGGGCTCTTCCTCATCGCGCCGGAGTGGCAGTCCTACGAGCGCGCCGTGACCACCTACGGCTACCTCCACGCCCTCGAGGACGCCGTGGACAACCTCTTCCGCGGCGCGGCCATCAACAACGACCGCATACGACTGGCCAAGCGCTCCATCACCTCCGGCGAGGTCACCGAGGCCAGCGTCCTGCGGAAGGAGATGACCCACCTCTCCGAGGACATCACCACCTACAAAGTGCTGTCGGAGATGCTGGAGTCCGCCGCGTCCTCCCTCACCGAGTCCGTGGAGCGGCACCGCGAGGCCTTCGAGCCCCACGAGCGCGAGCTCCTGGAGGCCCTCGACCTCGAGAACGACCTGGAAATCCTCACCAACAAGGTCGGCGACCTGGGCACCACCTTCGAGGCCGTCAAGCTGAGCATGGACGGCCTGGTGCACCTGGTGGGCACCCTGCGCGAGGAGGAGACCGAGCGGTTGAACAAGGTCATGCAGCTTCTGACCGTGGTGACCACGGTGGCGGTGCCCATCACGCTCATCAGCGGCTGGTACGGGATGAACTTCAAGGTGATGCCGGAGCTGAACTGGCCCGGGTCGTACTTCGTGCTGATCGGGGTGGCGGTGGTGATAATCGTGGGGTTGTTGGCCCTGTTCAAGCGCAAGAAGTGGTTCTAGTCGAGGGCGCTGATTGTAGGGCGGGTTTTCCGCGTTTTTCCGCTCACACCGGCTTGCGATGACGTAGGGCGGCCCCTCCGCGGGCCGCCGCGAATTGATATGACGTAGGGGCGGGTGTCCACACCCGCCCGCGGCACCTGTCACCCATGCTGCGATGACGTAGGGGCCGACCGACGGCGCGCCGTTCAGGTCGGCCCGTTCATGATGTAGGGCGGGGATTTGCCAGGGGCATAGCTCGCT contains:
- a CDS encoding CorA family divalent cation transporter, with the translated sequence MTDTNELLFAGGSNTLVIGEWIPFGANYIDLFSRKIRPSYAPVGSTFLSEEIDPRPEEATFEIQAPPTELIVRETVRGKRVSLSARLGYVETGGDIQDERIGVQLDVFGRVIYAAGLDSVNGRGDRISLDSLAPIIADLVTDTSKMMTTVLAGSQNRLLELVHQGYADERDKFVAFLAQTLHRGDGEALGRNHDPLADRDERAEVAQLLGEIFDSLRLLDGTLVIRGRSGLFLIAPEWQSYERAVTTYGYLHALEDAVDNLFRGAAINNDRIRLAKRSITSGEVTEASVLRKEMTHLSEDITTYKVLSEMLESAASSLTESVERHREAFEPHERELLEALDLENDLEILTNKVGDLGTTFEAVKLSMDGLVHLVGTLREEETERLNKVMQLLTVVTTVAVPITLISGWYGMNFKVMPELNWPGSYFVLIGVAVVIIVGLLALFKRKKWF